Proteins from a genomic interval of Pectinophora gossypiella chromosome 4, ilPecGoss1.1, whole genome shotgun sequence:
- the LOC126366252 gene encoding transmembrane protein 237-like, with protein sequence MMKPGKSVDVKEEIAEVHTSARSPSPKHKNGKTKSRSRSRSGSRRLSNGHSAGGDTVETSQTTEELASDKSKARDSWIKSEHESLDTELPIHEQIKQGIIGFVEKEIKKSDKNPSFVFYSHDPNGLDEKYMKTLSRPSSGHKEKRSPSYRKKKRHSSRHRDRDLHDFEIPGSSLSALEKVDDYLKEYNKDEVVTLSGELEIEANDVENNNGTTKELRHKPRKTRRKTREERQDSNANGRDISPKVFKTGTKSKTGNKPARPTDLTAMLETLESSMPYHDQYIDNPFSSPSPLTSPNDERLNPFGSQRPEKIYLQGGGTFRAVSRERILESQQSRDNADKYLRLGDLTPLDVALTLQKAWRSCAPACHGILGGLSLMHLLLISYSDSLDAGHLSFHAVVTMPYVATYYFFCVLCLLSVLDRLDATSIDLTRGLQPYFQPIVLVILYTACLLVCTAARMYDELMVYQYAPLVANITGNVTTPTIPTFYHTWTHFSIWRAVLSILGLVYFIIANPPDLVYANISKLLQFKHSLQSIG encoded by the exons ATGATGAAGCCGGGGAAGAGCGTGGATGTGAAGGAGGAGATAGCAGAAGTGCATACTAGCGCCCGGTCGCCGTCGCCGAAGCATAAAAATGGCAAAACTAAGTCCCGATCGAGAAGTCGATCTGGGTCGCGAAGACTATCCAACGGTCACTCAGCGGGCGGCGACACGGTCGAAACGTCACAAACTACTGAAGAACTGGCTTCAGACAAGTCTAAGGCTAGAGACAGTTGGATAAAGTCCGAGCATGAGTCATTGGATACAGAACTGCCAATACATGAACAAATTAAGCAGGGTATAATAGGTTTTGTTGAGAAGGAAATTAAGAAATCGGATAAGAATCCGTCGTTTGTTTTCTACTCGCATGACCCAAATGGTTTGGACGAGAAGTACATGAAAACATTGTCCCGGCCGTCAAGTGGGCACAAAGAGAAGCGCAGTCCATCTTATAGGAAGAAGAAGAGACATTCCTCACGACATAGAGACAGAGATTTGCATGATTTTGAAATACCGGGGTCCAGTCTAAGTGCTTTGGAAAAG GTTGACGACTATTTAAAAGAGTACAACAAAGATGAAGTTGTCACATTAAGCGGTGAGCTTGAAATTGAGGCCAATGATGTTGAGAATAACAATGGAACCACTAAGGAACTCCGGCATAAGCCACGAAAAACCAGACGGAAAACTAGAGAGGAACGTCAGGATAGCAATGCAAATGGCAGAGATATTAGCCCTAAAGTATTCAAGACTGGTACTAAAAGTAAGACGGGAAATAAACCGG CTCGCCCAACAGACCTAACAGCAATGCTGGAGACCCTAGAATCCAGTATGCCATACCATGACCAGTACATAGACAATCCATTCTCGTCACCATCTCCTCTGACGTCACCAAATGATGAGAGACTGAATCCATTTGGGTCACAAAGACCAGAAAAGATATATCTTCAAGGTGGTGGTACATTCAGGGCTGTGTCCAGGGAGCGAATTCTTGAGTCTCAACAGTCAAGAGATAACGCGGATAAATATCTGAG GCTGGGCGACCTAACTCCTCTAGATGTGGCATTGACTCTCCAGAAGGCTTGGAGGTCTTGCGCGCCGGCATGTCACGGGATCCTCGGAGGTTTATCCCTGATGCACCTCCTGCTTATCAGCTATTCCGACAGCTTAGATGCGGGACACCTGTCCTTCCACGCAGTGGTTACTATGCCATACGTGGCTACGTACTATTTCTTCTGTGTGCTGTGTTTGTTATCGGTTTTGGATAG ACTGGACGCAACGAGCATCGATCTGACCCGTGGTCTGCAGCCGTACTTCCAGCCAATAGTCCTGGTGATCCTCTACACCGCTTGTCTTCTCGTCTGTACTGCGGCAAGGATGTATGACGAGCTGATGGTCTACCAATATGCCCCACTAGTGGCTAATATTACTGGGAATGTTACTACT CCGACGATCCCGACATTCTACCATACGTGGACGCACTTCTCAATATGGCGGGCGGTCCTCTCAATCCTCGGGTTGGTATACTTCATCATAGCTAACCCGCCGGACCTAGTCTACGCTAACATCAGTAAACTACTGCAGTTCAAACATTCCTTGCAAAGCATCGGATGA